TGAGGGCCAGCCGATCGGTGCCCACGTCACGCTCCGTGGCGACCGCATGTGGGAGTTCCTGGACCGCACCCTGTCGCTCGCGCTGCCGCGCATCCGCGACTTCCGTGGTCTGTCCCCCAAGCAGTTCGACGGCCGTGGCAACTACACCTTCGGTCTCACGGAGCAGGTCATGTTCCACGAGATCGACCAGGACAAGATCGACCGTACCCGGGGCATGGACATCACCGTGGTCACCACGGCGACCAACGACGCTGAGGGCCGCGCGCTCCTTCGTCACCTCGGCTTCCCGTTCAAGGAGGCGTGAGCGAGATGGCGAAGAAGGCTCTGATTGCCAAGGCTGCTCGCAAGCCCAAGTTCGGTGTGCGTGGCTACACCCGCTGCCAGCGCTGCGGCCGTCCGCACTCCGTGTACCGCAAGTTCGGCCTGTGCCGCGTGTGCCTTCGTGAGATGGCTCACCGTGGCGAGCTGCCGGGCGTGACCAAGAGCTCCTGGTAATCCCGCATTTAGGGATTCCTGAAGCTCTCGGTAAGCATCTGGGTCGGCAGGGGCCCTTCTCCACATGCCGTAGGCTTGTGGGGTTGGGCGTCTGCCGCGCCCGTACGACTTACTACGCCGTAGGTCCACCGCGCCGCACCCGTCCCGTCTCGGATCGGGGAGAGGGATGGCGCACCAGGAAACCCCGGCGAGAGAGGCCGAAGGCCAATTCATGACCATGACTGATCCGATCGCAGACATGCTTACGCGTCTGCGGAACGCGAACTCGGCATACCACGACTCCGTGACGATGCCGGCATCGAAGATCAAGTCGCACATCGCGGAGATCCTCCAGCAGGAGGGCTTCATCACGGGCTGGAAGGTCGAGGACGCCGAGGTTGGCAAGAACCTCGTTCTCGAGCTGAAGTTCGGCCCGAACCGTGAGCGCTCCATCGCGGGCATCAAGCGGATCTCCAAGCCCGGTCTCCGGGTGTACGCGAAGTCCACCAACCTGCCGAAGGTGCTCGGCGGCCTCGGCGTGGCGATCATCTCCACGTCCCACGGGCTCCTCACCGACAAGCAGGCCGGCAAGAAGGGCGTGGGTGGGGAAGTCCTCGCCTACGTCTGGTAACGGAAGGGAACGGAGGAAACAGCTATGTCGCGTATTGGCAAGCTCCCCATCACGGTTCCCGCCGGCGTGGACGTCACCATCGACGGCCGTACGGTCTCGGTCAAGGGCCCCAAGGGCACGCTGACCCACACCGTTGTCGCGCCGATCGACATCGCTAAGGGCGAGGACGGCACCCTCCAGGTGACCCGCCCGAACGACGAGCGTCAGAACAAGGCCCTGCACGGCCTGTCCCGCACGCTGGTGGCGAACATGATCACCGGCGTGACCCAGGGTTACGTGAAGAAGCTCGAGATCAGCGGTGTCGGTTACCGAGTGACCGCCAAGGGTTCGAACCTCGAGTTCGCTCTCGGTTACAGCCACCCGATCCTGGTCGAGGCCCCCGAAGGCATCACCTTCAAGGTCGAGGCGCCCACGCGTTTCTCGGTCGAGGGCATCGACAAGCAGAAGGTCGGCGAGGTTGCGGCCAACATCCGCAAGCTGCGCAAGCCTGACCCGTACAAGGCCAAGGGCGTCAAGTACGAGGGCGAAGTCATCCGCCGCAAGGTCGGAAAGGCGGGTAAGTAAGCCATGGCATACGGACAGAAGATCCTGAAGGGCGACGCCTACAAGCGCGCCGCGATCAAGCGCCGTCACATCCGGATTCGCAAGAACCTTTCCGGTACGGCGGAGCGTCCCCGTCTGGTCGTTACCCGCTCCAACCGCCACATCGTGGCGCAGGTGATCGACGACCTCAAGGGCCACACCCTGGCGTCGGCGTCCACGCTGGACGCGTCGGTGCGCGGTGGCGAGGGCGACAAGTCCGCGCAGGCCAAGCAGGTCGGCGCCCTGGTCGCCGAGCGTGCCAAGGCCGCCGGTGTCGAGGCTGTCGTGTTCGACCGTGGTGGCAACCAGTACGCCGGGCGCATCGCCGCCCTGGCGGACGCCGCCCGCGAAGCCGGGCTCAAGTTCTGAGCCTGCCGTAGCTA
The genomic region above belongs to Streptomyces sp. CG1 and contains:
- the rplE gene encoding 50S ribosomal protein L5, whose amino-acid sequence is MATTTTPRLKQKYRNEIAGKLRDEFKYENVMQVPGLVKIVVNMGVGDAARDSKLIEGAIRDLTTITGQKPAVTKARKSIAQFKLREGQPIGAHVTLRGDRMWEFLDRTLSLALPRIRDFRGLSPKQFDGRGNYTFGLTEQVMFHEIDQDKIDRTRGMDITVVTTATNDAEGRALLRHLGFPFKEA
- a CDS encoding type Z 30S ribosomal protein S14 — translated: MAKKALIAKAARKPKFGVRGYTRCQRCGRPHSVYRKFGLCRVCLREMAHRGELPGVTKSSW
- the rpsH gene encoding 30S ribosomal protein S8; translated protein: MTMTDPIADMLTRLRNANSAYHDSVTMPASKIKSHIAEILQQEGFITGWKVEDAEVGKNLVLELKFGPNRERSIAGIKRISKPGLRVYAKSTNLPKVLGGLGVAIISTSHGLLTDKQAGKKGVGGEVLAYVW
- the rplF gene encoding 50S ribosomal protein L6, producing MSRIGKLPITVPAGVDVTIDGRTVSVKGPKGTLTHTVVAPIDIAKGEDGTLQVTRPNDERQNKALHGLSRTLVANMITGVTQGYVKKLEISGVGYRVTAKGSNLEFALGYSHPILVEAPEGITFKVEAPTRFSVEGIDKQKVGEVAANIRKLRKPDPYKAKGVKYEGEVIRRKVGKAGK
- the rplR gene encoding 50S ribosomal protein L18, with translation MAYGQKILKGDAYKRAAIKRRHIRIRKNLSGTAERPRLVVTRSNRHIVAQVIDDLKGHTLASASTLDASVRGGEGDKSAQAKQVGALVAERAKAAGVEAVVFDRGGNQYAGRIAALADAAREAGLKF